A single Arachidicoccus sp. BS20 DNA region contains:
- a CDS encoding ABC transporter ATP-binding protein: MKTLWKYLKPHKTLIIWSLVLATIAQLLSLVDPVIFGKIIDKYATNVDKNITEQQLVRGVLFWLMIAIGVALLSRLAKAWQDYTTRLAVAKFGEQIFNDGLKQTLRLNFQEFEESRSGETLSVLQKVKTDTERFVTSFINILFSSAIGVGFLIYYSVTKNWMLIPVFVIGIIVLGSLTGLLSKKIKTIQRSINRETNLMSGVITESLRNIELVKSLGLTFPEIRRLKKLTERIFDMEMIKVKKTRTLTFLQGTSLNVLKQSILFILLWLIFRKVLTTGELIAMQFISTTIFGPLQDLGNIILQYREVDASIHTFDKLMQKPIETRPDEPMDFGLLVDLQFDSVVFRHKTAKDNSIDHISFEVKTGETIAFVGPSGSGKSTLVKLLVGLYYPKEGHILFNQIDSTDIRYNQLRRQIGFVTQDTQLFAGTIKDNMLFVKPDATDEEILAALRKAAADKLLEKSPQGINTVLGENGMKLSGGEKQRISIARALLRNPRLLIFDEATSALDSLTEESITNTIREISLDKQQITILIAHRLSTIMHADTIYVLEKGKIVEQGKHDVLLEQKGLYYALWRQQIGERNKDIYNNFVEV; this comes from the coding sequence ATGAAAACCCTTTGGAAATATCTCAAGCCGCACAAAACCTTAATCATCTGGTCGCTCGTTCTTGCAACCATTGCGCAATTACTGAGTTTGGTTGACCCTGTGATTTTCGGGAAAATTATCGATAAATATGCAACAAATGTAGATAAGAATATAACGGAGCAACAATTGGTCAGAGGCGTTTTGTTTTGGTTGATGATTGCCATTGGCGTAGCGTTACTTTCGCGATTGGCAAAAGCGTGGCAGGATTATACAACGCGGTTAGCTGTTGCAAAATTCGGCGAGCAGATTTTTAACGACGGACTGAAACAAACGCTGCGCCTGAATTTCCAGGAATTTGAAGAAAGCCGCAGCGGCGAAACTTTGTCCGTTTTGCAAAAAGTAAAAACTGATACGGAACGTTTTGTAACATCATTCATCAACATTTTATTTTCATCTGCTATCGGCGTCGGTTTTTTAATTTATTATTCAGTTACCAAAAACTGGATGTTGATTCCCGTGTTTGTGATTGGCATTATTGTGCTTGGTTCGCTTACAGGATTATTGTCGAAAAAAATAAAAACCATCCAACGAAGCATCAATCGCGAAACCAATTTAATGTCCGGCGTTATCACGGAAAGCCTTAGAAATATTGAGTTGGTAAAAAGTCTCGGCTTGACTTTTCCTGAAATAAGAAGGCTCAAAAAACTCACGGAACGCATCTTTGATATGGAAATGATTAAAGTGAAAAAAACGCGCACCCTCACTTTTTTGCAAGGCACATCGCTCAACGTGTTGAAGCAATCTATTTTATTTATTTTGCTTTGGTTAATCTTTAGAAAAGTATTGACGACAGGCGAACTGATTGCAATGCAATTTATCTCCACCACTATTTTCGGACCGTTGCAAGACTTAGGAAATATCATTTTGCAATATCGCGAAGTGGATGCATCCATTCACACATTCGACAAGCTGATGCAAAAACCGATTGAAACACGCCCCGACGAACCTATGGATTTCGGTTTATTGGTAGATTTGCAGTTTGACAGCGTAGTTTTTCGTCATAAAACGGCAAAAGACAATTCCATTGATCATATTTCTTTTGAAGTGAAAACGGGTGAAACGATTGCCTTTGTTGGTCCTTCGGGTTCTGGAAAATCCACGTTGGTAAAATTGCTCGTCGGTTTGTATTATCCGAAAGAAGGACATATTTTATTCAATCAAATCGATTCCACAGATATTCGATATAATCAATTGCGCAGGCAAATCGGTTTTGTAACGCAGGATACGCAACTATTTGCAGGAACCATTAAAGACAATATGCTCTTTGTAAAACCCGATGCAACCGATGAAGAAATTCTTGCAGCATTGCGCAAAGCCGCAGCAGACAAGCTTCTTGAAAAATCGCCGCAAGGCATCAACACAGTTTTGGGCGAAAACGGTATGAAACTTTCCGGCGGCGAAAAGCAGCGCATTTCCATCGCGCGCGCATTGCTGCGCAATCCGCGATTATTGATTTTTGATGAAGCTACTTCTGCGCTCGATTCCTTGACGGAAGAAAGTATTACAAACACCATCAGAGAAATTTCTTTGGATAAGCAGCAAATTACGATTCTCATTGCACATCGGTTATCAACTATCATGCATGCCGATACGATTTATGTTTTGGAAAAAGGCAAGATTGTAGAACAAGGCAAACACGATGTTTTGTTGGAACAAAAAGGATTGTATTATGCTTTGTGGCGGCAGCAAATAGGAGAGAGGAATAAGGATATTTATAACAATTTTGTTGAAGTATAA
- a CDS encoding GntR family transcriptional regulator, giving the protein MQFNNNGQAIYLQIADYICERLLLKEWKAEDKIPSVREMAVQLEVNPNTVARTYDFLKQQEIIYDKRGIGYFISPDGLKNAVAYRKQEFTDKELPNIFRTMFMLGVEVDDLKTKYEKFKKQYNS; this is encoded by the coding sequence ATGCAATTTAATAATAATGGTCAAGCCATTTACCTGCAAATAGCCGATTATATCTGCGAGCGGCTGTTGCTGAAAGAATGGAAAGCCGAAGATAAAATACCAAGCGTGCGGGAAATGGCGGTTCAGCTGGAAGTGAATCCCAACACGGTTGCGCGCACGTACGATTTTTTGAAGCAACAGGAAATTATCTACGACAAGCGCGGTATTGGTTACTTCATTTCGCCCGACGGATTAAAGAATGCCGTTGCTTATCGCAAGCAGGAATTTACCGATAAAGAATTGCCCAATATTTTCAGAACGATGTTTATGCTGGGCGTGGAAGTGGACGATTTAAAAACGAAGTATGAAAAATTTAAAAAACAATACAACTCATAA